Proteins from a genomic interval of Fimbriimonadia bacterium:
- a CDS encoding cytochrome c3 family protein: MAQIFPPYANTLAKVSVTLLAIAPLGLIFTLSAITRSPYQTNVDVALDQPAPFSHKHHVNQLGIDCRYCHSSVEKSSFAGIPPTHTCMSCHSQVWTNSPLLAVVRDSFKDDVPIEWNRVNKLPEFVYFNHAIHVDRGIHCNECHGPVQAMDLTYKAKAFTMVWCLDCHRNVEKHLYKDESHPERTPSEQIFQLYLKPQRGEPLSQREQAILRGITYNPTPAEITEGKKLMKEYKVDKEQLTDCSICHR; encoded by the coding sequence ATGGCACAGATCTTTCCGCCCTATGCCAATACTCTCGCGAAGGTGAGCGTGACTTTGCTCGCAATCGCGCCCCTTGGCCTCATCTTCACGCTCTCGGCCATCACCCGCTCGCCCTACCAGACCAACGTAGACGTCGCGCTGGATCAGCCGGCACCCTTCAGCCACAAGCACCACGTGAACCAGCTCGGCATCGACTGCCGGTACTGCCATTCTTCGGTCGAAAAATCGTCCTTCGCGGGCATCCCGCCGACCCACACCTGCATGTCCTGCCACTCGCAAGTGTGGACCAACAGCCCGCTGCTGGCCGTAGTGCGCGACAGCTTCAAAGACGACGTGCCCATCGAGTGGAACCGCGTGAACAAGCTGCCCGAGTTCGTCTACTTCAACCACGCTATACACGTTGACCGAGGCATTCACTGCAACGAGTGCCACGGGCCGGTTCAGGCCATGGACCTCACCTACAAGGCGAAGGCCTTTACCATGGTGTGGTGCCTCGACTGTCACCGGAACGTCGAGAAGCACCTGTACAAGGACGAATCGCATCCGGAGCGGACCCCTTCTGAGCAGATCTTCCAGCTCTATCTCAAGCCGCAGCGGGGAGAGCCCTTGTCGCAGCGTGAGCAGGCCATCCTGCGCGGCATTACCTATAACCCGACGCCCGCCGAGATCACCGAAGGCAAGAAGTTGATGAAGGAGTACAAGGTGGATAAGGAGCAGTTGACCGACTGCTCGATCTGCCATCGCTAA